In Caloramator sp. E03, the sequence CATGAGTTAAGAAAACATCATGTTATGATGAAACGGATATTGGGATATTAAAGTGGTCTATATACAACAAATAGACTGTGTAAGAAATGGCAATTTTAGTGTATGGGTATACATAAAAGAGCGGGAAAGTACAAGAATTAGAAAAAATCCGTATTAACTTTAAAATAATACTACAGTTATCTCATCTCAAAAGAAAACATAAAGGACAATCGTAAATCTTCTTTATTAAATTTTTATAAGGTGATACAGATTTGTGTCTGTAATAATTATGCGAGGAGGAAGTAAAGATGTTAGAGAAAGAAGTCATTCAATATAGAGGTTTTCATAACATATATGAAAACGGTGTTTGTGTAGGTTTTCAATTATGCATACGATCACCCTATTACCGTGGTGTCTGGTTGTCTCAGATTCGACCTGGTCGTGTAATTGTAGATGGCGAAATATTTCCATGGGATACTATTATCTGGGTTATTAATGGCAGGGAGTATACTACTGATGAACTTTCTAAAAGTGGTCGAGAATTCTGGAGGCTTACTGAACCAGCAGTTCTAAAGGTAAAAAAACCTGGCGGACTAAAGCAAGGTTATCATGACGTTAGTGTACGGTTTGGTTTTAGCTCTTCTTATATGCCTCCATCTATGGATCAATTTAGTGATGATGCTGAATATACTACATTTAACGGGGGGACTTATTCTAGAAAGAATATGATAATTGTTTAAAACAGAGGGGCTCAAAATGATTTGCAGTTAATAGAAAAGCTGTCGCAAAATATATAAATATATAATTGCGAGTTAAGACTTAGTTTGGAATATGTTAACAAACAATTAAAACTAAAAATGAAAGGTGAATTTTATGGATATTCATTTAGGTATTATCGGATATGGAGGAATGGGAAAATGGCATGCTAAAAATGCTGCAAGAGCTGCTGGCGTAAAAGTAGCTGCTGTTTGTGATATTGATGAGGAAAAAATTAAAGAAGGTACAAAAGATGGATTTGTTACCTATTCTTCTGCTGAAGAACTT encodes:
- a CDS encoding C-glycoside deglycosidase beta subunit domain-containing protein, coding for MLEKEVIQYRGFHNIYENGVCVGFQLCIRSPYYRGVWLSQIRPGRVIVDGEIFPWDTIIWVINGREYTTDELSKSGREFWRLTEPAVLKVKKPGGLKQGYHDVSVRFGFSSSYMPPSMDQFSDDAEYTTFNGGTYSRKNMIIV